A genomic segment from Euleptes europaea isolate rEulEur1 chromosome 17, rEulEur1.hap1, whole genome shotgun sequence encodes:
- the WFDC1 gene encoding WAP four-disulfide core domain protein 1: MRCKWQFFTRLFVATACLLLLSPSLGFAKKLWKRGLHLKLAEKYDDYEYPLHSHGAPYQKNDRCPPPPQTLPDGACEVPGCRSDSECERHKRCCYNGCIYACLDSVPPPPVLDWLVQPKPRWLGGNGWLLDGPEEVLQAEACSTTEDGEEPLHCPTGYECHIINPGNAAEGIPNRGQCIRLRGNSDGRNLQPKYYKEYLGSSSNNVVGLGYVKQPQKHLG, translated from the exons ATGCGGTGCAAATGGCAGTTCTTCACCAGGCTTTTTGTCGCAACGGCATGTCTCTtgcttctttccccctctttgggATTTGCAAAAAAACTTTGGAAACGTGGTCTTCACCTGAAGCTGGCAGAGAAATATGAT GACTACGAGTACCCCCTTCATTCGCATGGTGCACCCTACCAGAAGAACGACCGCTGTCCGCCTCCGCCGCAGACTCTACCAGACGGAGCGTGTGAGGTGCCCGGGTGCCGCTCGGATTCCGAGTGCGAAAGACACAAACGTTGCTGCTACAACGGGTGCATCTACGCCTGCTTAGACTCTGTGCCACCACCCCCAg TTTTGGATTGGCTGGTACAGCCCAAACCACGCTGGCTGGGTGGAAACGGCTGGTTACTTGATGGACCAGAAGAAGTTTTGCAAG CCGAGGCATGCAGCACCACCGAGGATGGGGAGGAGCCCCTGCACTGTCCGACAGGATATGAATGCCACATCATTAACCCAGGCAATGCCGCAGAGGGCATCCCCAACAGGGGGCAGTGTATCAGGTTACGGGGAAATTCAG ATGGGCGGAACCTGCAGCCTAAGTATTACAAGGAATACTTGG GAAGCAGCTCCAATAACGTGGTGGGTTTGGGTTACGTGAAACAACCGCAGAAGCACCTCGGCTGA